In Methanococcoides sp. LMO-2, the genomic stretch AGGAGATCACAGAAAACATGAAAATCAATATAATAGGAGCTTAAACAAGAAAGTACAGGAAAAAGCATTAAAAAATCATAAAACACCGATTTCTCTTTTGAAATTATCAAGACCCATATCATCAATAAGCCTGCCAAGACGATACCGTTTAGCATACCCTTTATAGGTGTCAACGATCTTCTCAACGAGATCAAGAACCTCACTTTCAGTCAGGCCTTCAGCGATAACATCCCCAAGCCTTGGCCTTATACCTGCATTTCCCCCCACCATCAAAGTAAAACCTCTGGGAGTTCCCATTATGCCGATATCCTTTACTGCTGGTTCGGAACAGGAGTTCATACAACCACTGACAGCTATCTTGAACTTTGATGGAAGCTCCATACCATGATATTTATTATCAATAATCAATCCAAGGGAAACAGCATCCTGTTGTGCCCTTTTACA encodes the following:
- a CDS encoding NAD(P)/FAD-dependent oxidoreductase, with the protein product MAKDLLDKCAILQRDKQTYAIVPQTPGGIVTPDELQCIVDVARKYDADTLKFTSAQRIAIVGLKEEDIDNAWLDLGMKPAAAIGKCIRSIKVCPGTSFCKRAQQDAVSLGLIIDNKYHGMELPSKFKIAVSGCMNSCSEPAVKDIGIMGTPRGFTLMVGGNAGIRPRLGDVIAEGLTESEVLDLVEKIVDTYKGYAKRYRLGRLIDDMGLDNFKREIGVL